One genomic segment of Puntigrus tetrazona isolate hp1 unplaced genomic scaffold, ASM1883169v1 S000000106, whole genome shotgun sequence includes these proteins:
- the zgc:163077 gene encoding gastrula zinc finger protein XlCGF7.1, which produces MEILQENKNKSDPEPCRIKQEDTEEQIDPMGANEVEAKHLQHRFTTGDKTGGKNYFICPQCGKSFPHKGDLNKHVRIHTGERPFACLQCGKSFTQKANLNRHLRVHSGERPFTCPQCGRSFTSTSILKHHLRSHSGVKPFRCDQCHKDFILARLLKRHLKMHANRKPHLCSFCGKSFSRLGYFEEHQKMHVGGRPHRCSECGNAFNTADSLRRHRRIHTGEKPYVCSRCGKAFIQSGHLRAHERLRRWRGMQRGRGDAPKVPRELADACVVSGPPQKCASRLG; this is translated from the exons ATGGAGATTCTTCAAGAGAACAAGAACAAGAGCGATCCAGAACCCTGCAGAATTAAACAAGAAGATACCGAGGAACAGATCG ACCCGATGGGAGCGAACGAAGTTGAGGCGAAACACCTCCAGCATCGCTTCACCACCGGAGACAAGACGGGaggaaaaaattatttcatctgCCCGcagtgcggaaagagcttcCCGCACAAAGGAGACCTCAACAAACACGTGCgtatccacaccggagagagaccGTTCGCGTGCCTtcagtgcggaaagagcttcACGCAGAAGGCCAACCTCAACAGACACCTGCGCGTCCACTCCGGCGAGAGACCCTTCACGTGTCCCCAGTGCGGACGGAGCTTCACCTCCACCAGCATCCTCAAGCACCACCTGCGCTCGCACTCCGGCGTGAAGCCGTTCCGCTGCGACCAGTGCCACAAGGACTTCATCCTCGCCAGGCTGCTGAAGAGACACCTGAAGATGCACGCCAACCGGAAGCCGCACTTGTGCTCGTTCTGCGGCAAGAGCTTTTCGCGCCTGGGCTATTTCGAGGAGCACCAGAAGATGCACGTCGGCGGCAGGCCTCACCGGTGCTCCGAGTGCGGCAACGCGTTCAACACGGCCGATTCCTTGAGGAGGCATCGGAGGATCCACACCGGGGAGAAGCCGTACGTCTGCTCGCGCTGCGGGAAGGCTTTCATTCAGTCGGGGCATCTGAGGGCTCACGAGAGGCTGCGTCGGTGGCGCGGCATGCAGCGAGGCCGAGGAGACGCGCCCAAGGTGCCGCGTGAGCTTGCCGACGCCTGCGTGGTGAGCGGTCCGCCTCAAAAATGCGCCTCGAGATTGGGATGA